The genomic DNA GCAGCGTCTTGCTGGCAAGGGCGCTGCTGAGCAGGAGTCTACGACTCAACGACCGTGGTCGCATCCCGCCTCTCCGCCAGCCACTGGGCCTGTTGCTATTGCCAGATCAACGCAGAGCTGCTAGACGGCAGGCGGGCAGCTCTGTGCCTGGCGAGACGAGGAGGCCAGCGGCCTCGCCAGGCGATGCAGCCCTGGCGCTCAGCGGGCGCTCCAATTCACGACGTCGCTGATGGTAACGACCACGATCAGCATCAAGAGAATGGCCATGCCCACCAGATTAATCAGGCCCTCGCGCTCAGGGCGCAAACGCTTGCCACCGCGCAGCAGCTCGATGAAGATCAAGAGTACCCGCCCGCCATCGAGAGCCGGGAACGGCAAGATATTGATAATAGCCAGGTTCAAGCTCAGAATTCCCGTCAGGGTCAAAATGGGCCACCAGCCAATGGTGGGCACTGTCTGAGCGACCTCGCCCGTCATCTGCACAATCCCCACCGGACCAGCAATCTCCGGTTTCACCGCCCCTGTCACCATCTGCACAATACTAGAGATAAACTGGCCAGTCACAGAAAAGGTCTGAGAGATGCCTTTGAGTGGAGCCTGCCAGAGGGGGTAGGTCACATAGCGGACCTCGTTGCCGCGCTCGATCCCCATCGGTCCCTGACCAGGTGGCGGGTTAACCCGCACATTAATGGTCAGCGCCACTGGCTGCGGATCACTGGCATGCCTGACTACAACGCGCACCGGCACCGTAGCCTGGCCATGCGCCTGGGCAATGGCCTGTTGGACAATATTCTGGACATCAGAGAACTGCTGGACTGGCTGGCCATTGACTGAGAGAAAGGTATCGCCTGGGCGCAAGCCCGCCGCTGCCGCCGGAGAACCCGGCGCCACTTTGGCAATCACCGGCGGGATCACCGGCTCTCCGACACTGTAAGCAATTGAGAAGAGCACGATCGCCAGCAAGAAATTCATCGCCACCCCGGCCACCAGCACGATGAGGCGCTTGCCAGCAGACTTCGAGGCGAAGCTCTGCGGATCGTAGCGTCCGTACTCATCGTACATCTCCCCGTTCTCGCCGGGCATCCGCACAAAGCCGCCGATAGGAAGCAGGTTGAGCGAGTAGATCGTCGAGGAAGGAGGAGCCACCGCCGTCGCGCTACCCTCGCGCTCGTCGACCGCGGTACCAGAACCGGGAACGCTTGGAGCCCAGGTCTCGTCGGCAGGATGGGCAGCAGCCGGCTGGTAGAGTTGAGTGCCCCCATTAAACCAGATCACCTCCCACCCCCCTCCGGGGCGGCGA from Thermogemmatispora onikobensis includes the following:
- a CDS encoding M50 family metallopeptidase, with translation MNYWYLLAAIPVFGLLVFVHELGHFLTAKWAGIRVEEFGLGLPPRIVGIRRRPGGGWEVIWFNGGTQLYQPAAAHPADETWAPSVPGSGTAVDEREGSATAVAPPSSTIYSLNLLPIGGFVRMPGENGEMYDEYGRYDPQSFASKSAGKRLIVLVAGVAMNFLLAIVLFSIAYSVGEPVIPPVIAKVAPGSPAAAAGLRPGDTFLSVNGQPVQQFSDVQNIVQQAIAQAHGQATVPVRVVVRHASDPQPVALTINVRVNPPPGQGPMGIERGNEVRYVTYPLWQAPLKGISQTFSVTGQFISSIVQMVTGAVKPEIAGPVGIVQMTGEVAQTVPTIGWWPILTLTGILSLNLAIINILPFPALDGGRVLLIFIELLRGGKRLRPEREGLINLVGMAILLMLIVVVTISDVVNWSAR